GAATTTGAACAGTAGCTCTCTTGAATGGTAGACATGAGACTTTCTAGATTCTTTGTAAAGTTATCATGCTCATTTCCAAATAAATCGATTTCCAGTGAAGCTTTGTGAACTTCAGATTTGTACTGTTGCTTCTCCATCTTGTCCCAAATCCAAAGCAGCTTCACCGTTGTAAAATTATAGGTGTCCATTAAGTAAAGAAAGTAGTCGACAAACTCTCTACCTAAATGAAGGGAGAGTTCCTTGGGGAAGTGTTCATTTTCATGCAGAATGACATACAACAACATCAAGAATCCATCTATAGTGCAAGTATTTTTCAGATTTATTTCAACATAAAGTGGTGTGCAAGATACAGCTTTACGGCCAGCTTTGATAGTAAAAACCCCTCCCCAAGGGAGCACAGGCCTCCAAAATGAGCGGTCTGgatcataattatttttaattgatgCTTTGATCTCCTCAAACAGTGTCTTCATCCTGCAATTAAGAGAAAAAGTATGACTATATTGTaccaaaagcattcagttttggAACAGGCACACACTTAGAATATACAGTGAGTGGACCAGAACTTAATTCAAGGGCTACCAGTATACAAGGCTTCCATGAACTGTCAGGAGCAGCCCCTGCTAAGAATCAAATGGCTCTGAGATTTCCTAGTTTAGATATAGGTTTCTTCCCATTTGACCCAGCTAATTACGGGTCTTTAAAATTAATCACTAAGACTTTCTTTAGTAAAGCATGAGTGGGCATTGGAGGCATTAAGCTGTACCTTGAGAGATTCAGTCTGCAAGAAGGGATGAGTCACTCACATATCAAGGATGCTGTTATCTCCCCTAGAGTCCAGGCGGGCTGACTGGCTGGCACAAGATGTGTTTTCTTGTGAATATAATCTGTGGTTAGTCACTGCCCACTGTTTGTCACCCAgctatataggtttcagagtagcagccgtgttagtctgtatttgcaaaaacaaaaggagtacttgtggcaccttacagactaacaaatttatttgagcataagctttcgtgagctacagcccacttcatcagatgtattcagtggaaaatacagtggggagatttagtgtgtatggtaacacccatagtttcatgttctctgtgtatataaatctccccactgtattttccactgaatgcatccgatgaagtgggctgtagctcacgaaagcttatgctcaaataaatttgttagtctctaaggtgccacaagtcctccttttctttcttccgaCTATATAGGTTACTTTAGAGGACAGTTACCATAGAGAAATGTGAGGCAGTTATACTCAGTTTAGCTTAGTTAAGCTGAAAGTAACTTGAAATCAAGGAATCCCTGAATACTGTGACATATCAGTTTTAACCACTACAGAAAGGGTCTTTTTGGCCCAATGTCTGATTTTTACAACATGCTAGGGTAATGCTGCATTTGAATTCTGAACCATTCAGTGCTCTACACAGTGAAATGACAATACATTATTGATAAAGTATTAGTCCAGAATGAGCTGTGTTTAGGGTTTTGTTACTCTAGTGCTGCAGAAGTGTTTAGGACCCCCTAGTTTTAGGAAGCACTAGCATTTGCAGGAGAACCTCAGTGTTATGAGCACTTCAGGAATGGACATTGTTCAGAATTCTGAATATTGTTTGtttcttcaaaagtttacaattgaacattgacttagtacagctttgaaactttactgtgcagaaaaaaGCGgatttcccttaatttttttagtttacatttaaacacagtattatactgtatttgcttcttttcgtctctgctgctgcccgatTGCATACCTCCATTTCCAAATGAAGTGtgcggttgactggtcagtttgtaactctgccgttcgtaactctgaggttctactatactaCATCAGTATTCAGATATAAGGCTTTTTCTCTGGGGAAGAAAAGTTTCATGGTTAATATTTAGGCAATAACTACTGTAAAACCTAAGGCTTTTTGTGGCTCCTTGCAAGTTAAAACTTAAGGCTTCCAAACTCAAAAGCATTTTAGTCCTGTGGACTGTGTTCAAAGACCTCCATTTTTCATATGGGAAGAAGTTGAGCCCCTATGCCACCATATACAGTTTCTAGCAAAGTCATTTTCTTTGGGCTTTTATTTCAAGTTATGGCCCTATAAAGATAAGAGAAATATAGATCATAATTTCTGGCTTCAGCGTAGGAAAAGAATGTGGACTAAAACTACAGACTACTTAAACAGTAAGGCATCAGTTAATTATAACCAAGAAACTCAGCACAAGTCCATTACTCTTCAATCCATGAACTTTGCTTGGTTATTTAGACCCTACGTTCTCTGCCATTACAGCTTGAATAGGGTAGAAAGTACAGGCCAAAAGATGACAAAGCAAAAGACATGAAGGAGAAACGGGGGGTTGGGGATAGAAAACAGAGAGAACACAGGGACTTGAGACAGTTCAAAAGCTCAGACAGTGACAGAAACACTCCTAATTGTCACATCATCTCCCCTATCACTACTGCTCAGGAGCAACTGCTTGTTTCTGCCAGAAGCTAATCTGCAGCGTTAGCTCTTTGGGTCCCAAAGGGCAGGGGAAGCTGCTGCGCTCTCTCTCCCTGGGGTTCTGCTCAGGGCCCACCACTTCACTTGGGCACAAGCACCATGCTGCTCAAGGGGTGCTAACAATGCCAGGAGGGAGCAAGCAACCCACCTGCCTCCACCTTGCCCAGCTCCCACCACCAGTGCCCTTCGGCAACAGGTGTACACCCAGCGCTCCTCCCACTCGTGGGGCGCTGCCAGGCCAGGCTGCGACTCGAATGAGAGgagctctgcagagctgggcccatgggatggccctgggctctgccccagagccagggctgggtcaCCTCTTGCGGTGGCCTGGGGAGAGGGATTAGGCACAGGGGAGGGTCCATTAGGGCAGCAGCCACCTGGCCCAATGGAGGCAGCGCAGGGGGAAGGATCACAAGACTCTCCCCACAACAACCCCTGTGGTAACCCCACCCACCACCAGCAATCATCCCCCCCACAACCCTCATGGGTCCCCCACACAGGCCATCTGCACCCCAACAGGTGCCACCAGCACCCCCCCAACCCCGATGGGTCCTCCTTCTCCTCCGCCCCCAAACCCTCTGCTCCCGCCACAGATTCCCTCCCCTGGCACCAGCCCCCTGggtcctcctctccccaccccagacccTCTGCTCCCCCAGGAGGTCCCACCCATCACCAGCCCCCAAGAACCCCCACtggtcctcttcctcctccttgatcctcacccccccccacctccatgggtcCCCCACAGATCCTCCCTCACCACACAGgccctccaccctccccagcaGGTCCCACCCACCAGCACCCCCATGGGTCCTCAGTTGCCATGGCTCCCCCCCAGGCCCCATAGATCCAAcctccccgctccacccccatGGGTCCCCCACAGGCCCCACCCATGACCAGCCCCCCATGAGTCCCCCACAGGCCCCATAGATCCAACCCCCCCGACgctctgccccccagcaggtccccaTGGGCCCCCCCCgatccaacctcccctcccccgacgCTCTGCCCCCCCGCAGGTCCCCATGGGCCCCCCCCCAGATCCAACCTGTCCCCCCCCGACCCtctgccccccggcaggtccccaTGGGCCCCCCCAGAtccaacctctcccccccccgacgctctgccccccggcaggtccccaTGGCCCCCCCCAGATCCAACCTCTCCCCCCCCGACGCtctgccccccggcaggtccccaTGGCCCCCCCCGATCCAACCTCTCCCCCCCCGACGCtctgccccccggcaggtccccaTGGCCCCCCAGATCCAACCTCTCCCCCCCCGACGCtctgccccccggcaggtccccaTGGCCCCCCCCGATCCAACCTCTCCCCCCCCGACGCtctgccccccggcaggtccccaTGGGCCCCCCCAGATCCAACCTCTCCCCCCCCGACGCtctgccccccggcaggtccccaTGGCCCCCCCCAGATCCAACCTCTCCCCCCCCGACGCtctgccccccggcaggtccccaTGGGCCCCCCCAGATCCAACCTCTCCCCCCCCGACGCtctgccccccggcaggtccccaTGGCCCCCCCCAGATCCAACCTCTCCCCCCCCGACGCtctgccccccggcaggtccccaTGGGCCCCCCCAGATCCAACCTCTCCCCCCCCGACGCTCTGCCCCCAGGCAGGTCCCCCCCAGGACCAGCCCCCCACATTCTCCTGCCCCCCGCGGGCCTAGGCCGCTCCCCGTACCTGTGCCGGCCGCGCCGAGCGCCCCCCCGGCCGCCACATCGACCCCGCGGCCCAAGCGCGCCGCGCCGCGCCACGGCCCGGCCAGGCCCGGCCGCCGCTTGTCATTACGGaggggccccgccccccgcctcccGGCGTCACCGGCCCCGCCCGGAcgggctgcggggcggggcggggcggggccgggcgagaggggcggggccgggcgagaggagaggggcggggccgggcgagaggagaggggcggggcggggcggggcaagaggagaggggcggggcggggctgcaggttgaggggTCCGACTCTGGGACCgaggggcaggacagagcagggccaggcggggctgtggggaggcgggggctggAGAGACGTGGGCGGGGCTAAAGGGtgaggggcggggctgtggggatgagggggggctggagagacgTGGGCGGGGCTAAAAGGGGAgaggcggggctgtggggaggggggctggagagacGTGGGCGGGGCTAAAAGGGGAgaggcggggctgtggggaggggggctggagagacGTGGGCGGGGCTAAAGGGtgaggggcggggctgtggggaggcgggggctggAGAGACGTGGGCGGGACTATAGGGtgaggggcggggctgtggggaggggggctggagagacGTGGGCGGGACTATAGGGtgaggggcggggctgtggggaggggggctggagagacGTGGGCGGGACTatagggtgagggatggggctgtggggagggggctggagagacGTGGGCCGGACTAAAGGGtgaggggcggggctgtggggaggcgggggctggAGAGACGTGGGCGGGACTATAGGGTGAGGgacggggctgtggggaggggggctggagagacGTGGGCGGGGCTAAAGGGtgaggggcggggctgtggggaggggggctggagagacGTGGGCGGGACTatagggtgagggatggggctgtggggagggggctggagagacGTGGGCCGGACTAAAGGGtgaggggcggggctgtggggagggggctggagagacGTGGGCCGGACTAAAGGGtgaggggcggggctgtggggatgggggggctggagagacaTGGGCGGGACTAAAGGGTGAGGGGCGCGGCTTTAGGAGGGGGTGGGGCGTGCCAATATGGGAGGAGCTGAAGAGCCAGGGCATCACAGGGGTGTCTGTTTCCCAGAGGGGtgtttattattatcattattccCCCTCCAGGGGTGTGGAGCCTGTCATTTAGTTTTTGCATTCTCATCTGTCTCAGAGGACAGGCCGTAAATCTGTGGCAGCCTGCTCATAATACCCCTGCATGTGAGAGGCCTGGTCATCTGCAGAATCCTGACACGGGGCAGGTGATTGGGACCAGACAATATGTTTATTACAAGCAGACAAGAATATTTTGTGCTTTGGTTGGTGAATTCTCTTGAGAACCAGCTTTCCCTAATTGGGCAGCTACaggataaaatgagtctgctctacagccttcgctaacagccagttggcttttagctcatgcggtagaggctcatgccttaagctccagaggtcccacggatgactggggtctgtctgCGTTACACTTGCAGCATGCACATTTCCTCTAAAATCCTATACAGAGAACctaaggaggaggagaagttgtAGCCATTCATTTTTCCCGTGAGAATAAACCAAAGCCATTTCACTGCTGGCATCAGGCTGGAACAACATACCCCAAAATAAACATGGCCAAAACTCCCAGTTCCATCGCTGCGGACCTCTCACATCCTCTCTCCAGTATCAGCCCTCAGGTCCCcaaggctgcccagctctgagagATGGAAGAATTAAGATTTTATCCCCTCTCCCAAAACATGAGACAAGGGAAGGGATACAAAACCCTCTCACTGCcaagagagagggaaaaacagGGAcaacccccccactgttcctcagacattcttgtcaactgctggaaatggcccaccttgattatcactacaaaaggtccccccccacccccccggccccctgctctcctgctggtaatagctcaccttacctgatcactctccttacagtctgtatggtaacacccattgtttcatgttccctgtgtatataaatctccccactgtattttccactgaatgcatccgatgaagtgagctgtagctcacgaaagtttatgctcaagtaaattggttagtctctaaggtgccacaagtcctccttttctttttgcaaatacagactaaaatggctgctactctgaaactagtagcTGACATAGATCCAGTTGTTTCTTATGGATGCTGTCTTCCAGATAACCTACTGAATGGACAGTAACCAATTTATCAAATATTGCTGTGTCAGGATGGAGGACTGGTATCCAGACACTgaacaagattgttttgaataacaTGTACCTTAGTTAGGATGCAGTGTCAGTAACCCAAATTATGACTGGTACTAACAGGGAATTTGTTTACCCAATTTGTAGTTACTGTGTAACTTAATTTCTTTACCAGTTTGTTTTTAACTGCCTTCATGTTGTTTGCTGCTGTTCGTTTGTTCATTTTTACCTGGGTGTTGGTTAAACAGTTTAGCAAGGTTGTGCACGTTGTAAATGTTGTACAGCAATAATACAACAGTACAGTGATAATACAGTAGCACAGCGATACGACAGTTGTTTTTACACAGTAACCAAGTTGAAATTAAATGACAGTTTATCCTGGTCCCGCTAATGGTTTTTAGCTGATTGTTGACTTAATTGTCCACATATGGTAGACAGAGGTGTATTTGACCAGTCtcttatttataaagcacttcatttttcttttcttgatgctTGGGGCTTTCTTCGCTGTATACTGATATTTTCTGGTGTCTTCAGGGTGTGATATTTTCTGGTGTCTTTGGTCTGTGGGACGCAACTTAAACAACGTTTGTT
The nucleotide sequence above comes from Caretta caretta isolate rCarCar2 chromosome 6, rCarCar1.hap1, whole genome shotgun sequence. Encoded proteins:
- the DORIP1 gene encoding dopamine receptor-interacting protein 1; translated protein: MKTLFEEIKASIKNNYDPDRSFWRPVLPWGGVFTIKAGRKAVSCTPLYVEINLKNTCTIDGFLMLLYVILHENEHFPKELSLHLGREFVDYFLYLMDTYNFTTVKLLWIWDKMEKQQYKSEVHKASLEIDLFGNEHDNFTKNLESLMSTIQESYCSNSRCPTRMQEDPQRTININPPQEIPHGDLIQRAVDELFCSKIELCEQYGCNGLREFTQRVFCHGAPPFVVLNMQQWKPEELAYVPYHLDLSDHKYLLEGATLFNKEEHHYSAAFQIDGYWMHYDGLRNVNLILLNKPPEFLLLSSLVYIRAAENKWHI